In Deinococcus maricopensis DSM 21211, one genomic interval encodes:
- a CDS encoding diguanylate cyclase — protein MNDVDILTAVNGVLLNLAVLIAGVFITSLTFLRVNRPDPWPALVARYLMVVSTALFALANAVPLAPGIYFDFRVVPVALMARRHGRLAGLAVAAPIAVYRLLLGGAGAIPALAQLLIIAIFAAPRGTWLNLSATPGISLTRTPWVALVLFAWATLPLFVAFEVADQPFAYAFAAYAALTVLSAIGLILGQLAGQTRLKALAQAHRLRSLAFTDALTGAYNRRQFELDFPRADEACLLLLDLDHFKRVNDTHGHDVGDRVLQAFVTILREATRPGDDVYRLGGEEFVVLLRDCPPTKAVSVAERIRAHVESSLALYAALPGPALTMSGGLVPVGEQALRRADELLYQAKANGRNRVMDDTNAQRIPQWPSG, from the coding sequence ATGAACGACGTGGACATCCTGACAGCAGTGAACGGGGTACTGCTGAACCTGGCCGTGCTGATCGCCGGGGTGTTCATCACCAGCCTCACGTTCCTGCGCGTCAACCGCCCGGATCCCTGGCCGGCCCTCGTCGCCCGCTACCTCATGGTGGTAAGCACCGCCCTGTTCGCACTCGCGAACGCCGTGCCACTCGCGCCCGGCATCTACTTTGATTTCCGCGTCGTCCCCGTGGCCCTCATGGCCCGGCGGCACGGCCGCCTCGCCGGACTCGCCGTTGCGGCGCCCATCGCCGTATACCGCCTGCTGCTGGGCGGCGCCGGCGCCATCCCCGCGTTGGCGCAACTCCTGATCATCGCGATCTTCGCCGCGCCGCGCGGCACCTGGCTGAACCTCAGCGCCACCCCGGGCATCTCCCTGACCCGCACACCCTGGGTGGCGCTCGTCCTGTTCGCCTGGGCGACCCTTCCGCTGTTCGTTGCCTTTGAAGTGGCAGACCAGCCATTCGCGTACGCCTTCGCCGCCTACGCGGCCCTGACCGTCCTGAGCGCCATCGGCCTGATCCTCGGACAACTGGCGGGACAGACGCGCCTCAAAGCTCTCGCGCAGGCGCACCGCCTACGCTCCCTGGCCTTCACGGACGCCCTTACCGGCGCGTACAACCGGCGCCAGTTCGAGCTGGACTTCCCCCGCGCGGACGAGGCCTGTCTGCTGCTGCTGGACCTCGACCACTTCAAGCGCGTGAACGACACCCACGGGCATGACGTTGGCGACCGGGTCCTGCAGGCCTTCGTGACGATCCTCCGCGAGGCCACGCGCCCAGGCGATGACGTGTACCGCCTGGGCGGTGAGGAATTCGTGGTGCTCCTCCGTGACTGTCCACCAACAAAAGCGGTAAGCGTCGCCGAACGCATTCGCGCGCACGTCGAGTCCTCCCTCGCACTGTACGCTGCTCTCCCAGGACCGGCCCTCACCATGTCCGGAGGGCTCGTGCCCGTTGGGGAACAAGCCCTGCGACGCGCGGATGAACTGCTGTACCAAGCCAAAGCGAATGGCCGCAACCGGGTCATGGATGACACCAATGCCCAACGTATTCCTCAATGGCCCTCAGGTTGA
- a CDS encoding GAF domain-containing protein, with protein MTGAPLPPDESARLLDLARYQVLDTPPEELFDRITRLTARLFRTPVAAINFVAVDRQWAKSYVGLPGPEADRSHSFCAWTVLQDQPLVVPDAQLDPRFETNPMVQGDPHIRLYAGAPLCTPGGHRIGTLCVTDVAPRTLTDEDLQNLQDLAAFTVTELELRAELARLRRTVDAHTLQHAEQRRMVQYARTLDGVRDLLSLPLEPEEQLQQIGMLLAGALGAAWAGLVADHGVAVHTAELRTTTTPPDALQDFASALDRTRHTLNADRTPLGRPVYYEDYRQHPDPAAEALDAGWRAAAWVPFGTWGGVTYLLALFRTPEPGRVTWRESDRALLDTAAQVIRAHLNTAGSS; from the coding sequence ATGACTGGCGCGCCACTCCCACCCGACGAATCCGCCCGACTGCTGGACCTCGCCCGGTACCAGGTGCTCGACACGCCGCCCGAGGAGTTGTTCGACCGCATCACCCGGCTCACCGCCCGGTTGTTCCGCACGCCGGTCGCAGCCATCAATTTCGTGGCGGTGGACCGCCAGTGGGCGAAATCGTACGTGGGCCTGCCCGGCCCGGAAGCCGACCGATCGCACTCCTTCTGCGCGTGGACGGTCCTGCAGGATCAACCGCTGGTCGTGCCGGACGCGCAGCTGGACCCGCGCTTCGAAACGAACCCGATGGTGCAGGGCGACCCGCATATCCGCCTGTACGCCGGGGCGCCCCTGTGCACGCCGGGCGGCCACCGCATTGGCACGCTGTGCGTCACGGATGTGGCGCCGCGCACCCTGACCGATGAGGACCTGCAGAACCTGCAGGACCTCGCGGCGTTCACCGTCACGGAACTGGAGTTGCGAGCTGAGCTGGCCCGGCTACGTCGGACTGTGGACGCGCACACCCTGCAACATGCCGAGCAGCGACGCATGGTGCAGTACGCGCGCACGCTCGACGGCGTGCGGGACCTGCTGTCGTTGCCCCTCGAGCCCGAAGAGCAACTGCAGCAGATCGGCATGCTGCTGGCCGGAGCCCTGGGCGCCGCGTGGGCAGGGCTGGTCGCGGATCATGGCGTGGCGGTCCACACGGCGGAGCTGCGCACCACCACGACGCCCCCTGATGCGCTTCAGGATTTTGCTTCGGCTCTGGACCGCACCCGTCACACGCTGAACGCGGACCGCACGCCCCTCGGGCGGCCCGTGTACTACGAGGACTACCGCCAGCACCCAGACCCTGCCGCGGAAGCGCTGGATGCGGGATGGCGGGCTGCCGCGTGGGTACCGTTCGGGACGTGGGGAGGCGTAACGTACCTTCTGGCACTGTTCCGCACACCCGAACCTGGCCGTGTGACCTGGCGAGAAAGCGACCGTGCCCTGCTGGACACCGCCGCGCAGGTCATCCGCGCCCACCTCAACACGGCTGGCAGCTCCTGA